TGGAGATTTTGTACTACAGTGACTAATATTTGGAACTGTTGATAATTTTGATGCAGTAATGTTTGTGTCcagttttgaaattatttttgaacaggggtgtgtagactttttatacccaCTATGTTGCCATAACAACAAAGcacttaaatgtttttcttttttcgtaCCATAAATGGCCAAAAGGTTTCACCGTAGACAGTGGAAGCTTCACGTGACCATTTCAGACTAAAATTGTATAAGTTGTTCTGCAATGATAAGACACAAATGATCACGTGTCCAACCACTGTCACGGCAACATGGCGTAAACATTGTATGAATGAAATGTGCAAAATATAcaaagaatacaaaaaacagATCAACACATTTTTTACCGGAAATAAAAGCCATACATGAACGAGTGTGTTACAAATCCTGTTGGGTTGCAGACATCTCAAAACATTTTAATCGAAACATGTCAGCTTTAATATAAGGCACTTATCATCGTCTTTTAGTGTCATGCAGCATCATGTCAAGTTCAGAAATGTAAAGCTTTCATTGTGCGCCCAGGTTATACCAACCGGAAACACTTTAGTGTcctatgtgtaaaaaaaaatattgcatagtTAATATTAGAAATGGAGGGCAGTTGTGTTATTTAAGTGGTAAATGCAGCTCAAAATACAACTGGACGTCCCTGGAAGCTTTAAAAACATACAAAGagtttcacataaaaaaaaataaaaaatctggacTCCTTGGTAGTACATTATAcatagcacacaaaaaaaaaaacatgtcagccaACATCCAACTATTTCAAGACCTGTGCCTTTCCCAGATGGTCTGGTGAATAGTTTACTGTGTTGCCTCCAAAACTAACTACGAGCGCACTGCCAACAAAAAGCCACGCATGCACAGTGCAAGTGGAGCGAAACATTTGCACCAGCTGCGAGAACAAACGAGGTCGTCATCATTCCTTGCGCAGCATCAGCCAATATTTCTATTAGCAGGTTTTCAAAGTGTGAGATGCCAAATGACTGTTTTCGGGAGAAGCGCAGCAGCTTAAgaaatataaagaaaaaaagtacagtaaatgATTGTGTAGGTACTGATACGCCCCAGAGCTTTTGAGATTGCTCATTGCTTCGCGTCTAAAGCGATAGTAAACATACCTTATCACTGGCCACTTTTGTATGTTTCATTAGCAGGTAGCAGGAttggaacgtttttttttctaataagcTGCAACACCTGCCGTTCCTACATTGTTAAATTATATGGGAAGTCAACCTAAAACAtttgttgacaataatatgttatgtgacctcactagtctaaacatgacattctggttaattttacatttgtggaatatccatctcagggggttggcattttgccacttgctgtcgactaaagatgacatcacagttgctcagggctcaggcaatgaccaatcacacctcacctgttttctgaagctgagccgtgattggctgttacctgacacctgagtaactgtgatgtcattttactcgacagcaagtggcaaaatggccaccttctcattttgataaaaaattgcttaattttgctgctaaactcatattccactaacacattaaccaaaataccatattttagACTTgtggagctgcatagaacatcttgtcaagattttttgggggggatgacTTACTCTTTAACCGTCATAGAAAGTGGACTTGCACAAACGGTTCATACTGGCTTGGCCAGCCATGTTATTTGAAATGTCTCATCTATCGAGTCAATTTGTGAAGAAGCTCAAACCTGTTATGTTCCCTTTCATCTGGCGATTATTGTGTCTTAAACATAGGTGACCAAAAtatgcctaattaaaattaactgcattaaaaaactaaccaccagagcgTGCTGGAACttcataaatggaaatcaacctttgCGATATtgtcgttatcgttacatctctagtaTAATTTAAGGTTCATGGAACGTAGGAATAGCTGGTAGATAGTGGGGAATGATGTTGTTTAAAGGGAGGCTCACACTTTGAAAAGCTCTGTTCTCGAAACTCCAGAATTTCCTGTCAACATTAGGATGTTGACTTTGGTGTAGCTAGTGTTGGATGGCTTCAAGCTCATACTGTAGGTGCATACCTATGTGATTCTAAGTCTTTACGTGCCCTGTGAATaactggcgaccaatccaggaTGTAGTATGCCTTTCGCCCAAAGTCACTTGGGACATGACCTGGAACATGGTAAGCGGTAGAAAACGGAAGGATGTCACGTCGTCCATTAAAGCTGCAGAAGATTCATCTTCTAAGTGCCAGCTGAGACTGTAATGGTCGTACAAAAGTGAACAggtcaataaaataaactaacagACACCATTTCATTGTTTTTGGAGAGgtgtgatagtttttttttcaggtaaaCAAGTCTACAAtccatgcgattggctggcaaccagttcagggtgtaccccgcctactgcccgaagcccgctgggataggctccagcagcccccgcgacccttgtgaggagaaagcggtttagaaaatggatggatggaagtctaCAATCCCAGCTCATCATCCACAGGGACCGACTGAAGCTGTGTCAGAATCTTGGTGTCCCCGTCGATCTCTTCGGGATGCCCCAGTGGGGAGCTGGTGTCCTGCTCCGGAGACGGGCTGCCCAGAAGTAGCGCCTCCCCACCCGGTAGGCCCAACAGAGCTGGATCCACAGGTAGGTCCCCCTTCCCTCGCCCATCAAACAAGGTCAGACCGGCTGAGTTGGAAAGAGGTAAGGGACTCCAGGTCGGTTGGGACAACTGGCTGTTGGGTGTCACACCCCCTCCGTACATGGGACTGAGGGTGAGCATGCTCTCCGGGGAGAGCGCGTTTGCTACAGTTGGGGCGACCGACGGCTCCAGCGCAGTCGACGAGGAAATTGCAGGAGTCTGGGTGGTTGCACTTCCAGTTTCTGCGGTGTGGTACGGAGCGGGCAGATTGAGGAAGTTGAGTGAAGGCGTTTCTGGGACATTGGTGGGCTGCTCTGGTGTAGTCGAAAGCTGGGACATTACAGGCACGTTTGTAGGGGTGAGACCAAGGGTCACGCCATTGGCAGGAAGGGGGGAAGGATCAGGAACTGGTTTCAGAGGCAAACTGGTAAACTGAAATCCAGCCGGAATGGTCAGAATCAGCTTCCCTTGTTGGACACTCAAGTAGGGGCTTGCACCCAGAAGAAGGTTACCTGCCACAGATGTACATCATAGAATACATGGTTAGCAATATTAAGATTGTTAGCATTCTTGCTTGCAGAAATTGTGAAGACTTAAATAATGTCGCCAAATAACTAATTGTACTAGGGTGGAACCTCGATTCAGTGGACAGAAAATATTCTAcagatggcggccattttagcaGGGGAAATAGTCCCTTCAAAAATTACGAAAAGCTTGGATGTCAGCATAGGCACATGTTTAGGGAGCATTTTGTATTAGTacaagacagatttttttttttttgtagagccCTTTACTAGCGCATTGTGGCTCATGAACGTGACTACATGATCACGTCCCATCATCCTAACCCCCAAAAACCAATGAGTATTTTGGAGAAACTTCAGAACTTCagtttaaggctttttttaacatttaaaataatttcgaAAGGTTCGATGTAACAGACAATTGGCTCTATCGGACAAGCGCTTCCCCAAGTCTGTTAaattgaggttccactgtaaaaccttttacagGTGAACGTAATCTAAACTGGTGAATGAGCATAGCGTACAGCTTCTTCGGCAAGTTCTTTGGGACCTTTGTCCCATCATTGCATTGATGTTCCTGAAGGAGAAAGTCATGATAGTCTGAACTAATTCTGTTCCTATGATGGGAAAATAAAGAGCAACTCTGCTTTAACAAGCCAAAACTATCAACTACTTGTGGTACCTGATTGTCATCAGACTGCGCTAATATGCTAGTAGCGACTGAATCATGTGTTCACCTTGAGGTGCAGAAGGTAGGTGAATGATCCCAGAATTGCAGATACCTACCAGGGGTTACATTTGTTGGGGGGCCCACGTTCTGAATGGGTCTCAGTTGGTTTATCCTGAGAGGACTTTGACTGATCCCACCTGGCGCTGGACCCAGAATCTGCCAAGGCACTCCCGCTGAGGTCACCGACAGGGAGGGACTGGCAGGAACCACCTGGGGAAATGATATGACGGACGATGTCTGGATGGACGAGACCGGCACAAGCTGAGGCACGGATAGGGGGAGTATCTTTGCAGGTGCGGTGGATTTCGCCTGTTGTATTGGAACGACTTGTGTTGGGGAGGAGATAGAAATGACCTGCGGCGTTTGGAGTTTAGCAGGTGAGTTGATGCTTTGGGCTCCCAGTTGTGGCGTCACTTGCGATGGGAGAGAAGTACTGTGTACCTGTGAGATGGACACGATGGTTGTGGAACCATCAGCCAAGGGTGTCGAAGCATCCAGCTGCCTGCCCGTTGTTGGAAGACCTTGGAAGTTGACTGTTGGTGATTTGAGAGGTGAAACCGGGACTAGCTGAGGACGTTGGGACACCTGTGTTACGGGGGAGTGCTGAACCAACTGCGATACTGGTATTCCCTGGATGGAAGGCACAACCTGGGGCAAGGAGAAGACCTGAGGGGTTGAGTTACTGGAGTTGACCAGTGGGCTAGGAGGGTTTATCTGAGGGGCTGAAGTGGCAAAGACGACATATTCTCCTTGCTGACTTGAGAGGGGTAAGGCAGAGCTCGAGATGGGCAAGGCTCCTGATGGGAGGGCCTCCTGGCACTGGGGGGTTTGTGTAAGAACCAGGGAAGGAAGGCTGGTTGGCGGCGAGGGCGACAAAGACAAAGATGAGCAAGCTGGTTGGCCGCTTTCTTGCTTTATAATGTCTTCCGGAACAGCGATGAAATCCATCGAATTGCCACTTTGGTTCTTGGATGGCGCGGGAAGAGTGATGACTGATGTTGGGTTGGAAACCGGCGAGGTGTTAGTGCTAAGGACAACTGCTGGAAGACTGTTTGGCTTTGTGACAATGGGCGAAACCTGCTGATCTGCCAAGGAAACTGACTGTTGCAGACCCTCTGATTTGGCTAGAACCCTGTTCAGTATCAAAGGGGAGCTGGCCACCTGACTCAGGGTGACTTTCTGGCCATCCCCCAAGCTCAGCCCGTTGATGATGACACCAGCGCCGGTACCGGAGATGAGGGGGTTGCCGTTGAACAGTAACGGTTGGGAAGCTGTGAGGAAGCCACCGGAGCCATTGACAATGAGTTGACCTGCCGAGGTGCAGTTGACTGCTGAGAGCGAGATGACAGAGGCCTTGGAGTCGGCAGGCCCGTCCACTTTGTCTGCGGTTTCATCCATGGTGCTCACTTCATCCTCACTGCTGTGATTTCCATCAGACTCACTGAAATACCACATGAATAAACAATGTACTTTATTTATActatggattaaaaaaagacaagacttacaaaaaaaaaagtgttcattttTGCATTCTCTTTAGATTTCAAAAATTTTGACGATAAATATACTAACACTATCCCTATTTTTCATACATCTAAGTTGTCTTTATTTCAGGTtcacatgaaaattaatttgctattcaaattaaataaatgaactcAATAAGGGCTAAACATGAATTGCAAATCATGGACTATTTTTTCAACAGGCCAAACTTCTAATTGCACATACAATGTCTAGTGCAAGTCTTGTCAGACAGCAGGCCACTAAACTCCACTTTCATCTATTTGTGCAAAGTCgtaaataattgtttttgtcAATAACCCTTTTTGTACAGATTTGAATAGAGTAAACTTCATACCATGTTTTGCCATAACAGTATACAGAATATATTTACTAGAAATATTGAAAGCACTAGTCCTCTTCAGAACTGTAAGGCAGACTTGTTAACCCCCAGGCCTCAGTGTCCAATACATGAGATATAACAGTACAACACATATTAAGAAAATAAACACCTTTAAGTATAATGCAGTGAACTAACCACAATATAATCAATACTCAAAAGTGGGCTTTCTAATACAGGTCTCTCATTAGATTGTGAACTTAATGTTGCTTTATGAAATAGTTTGGATCTTTCTTGGATGCTGTTTTTGGGAAAATACATATCTTTCAGACCACCACAAAATCCTTCAACGATAAGATAAGGTTGCTCTTATATCTGTTCACACCCCACCTCTTTTACATGGGTAATGCATTGTTTACTTACAATAGACCTTGGCATGTTGGTAAACAATAGATGCCGGGATAGTGAAAAGCAATTGACTACCACACTGAACTGAAAATAATAACTTATCGTTTGAAGTTTGGGTTCTTTAAAATTAGTTGTATCACTTTAGTGATAAACACATCGAGTTCATTGTTTTCTTTATtgaaagaaggggggggggggggggggcgaattCAATACGTGCCCACTAGTCTAatcacggcattctgattaatactgtggttatggaatatgaattaagcggcaaaatccacccggtttaagtgggcagccattttgccacttgctgtcgattgaaaatgacgtTGTCGGTGTAAAATGTGATCTTATCGGGGTCACCGAACGAACACGTCCCAcgacaggattggctggaaattatccagttgacattaaacattggaaagaaaatattagataaataagatgtaatttaaataacaaaatgtatggacttaaattgtaaaaatgtaaataaacctaagaaaataaatgcaaaaatatattgaataaataataaaaatagagtgactaaatgataaatgcacaaaatacaatttctgttgaattttattttattttttttggtttatatatttatatttttcttttattttcaatgttcaGGAATGCTTATGCTCAGTCTGTTTCAAGTCATGTGTTTGTGATGATACAAATATGCCTTGTTTGTGTAGAATtgctcaataaaaaaataaaaaaataaataataaacttttCTACGGAAATCGCCCGATTACAATTGGAGCAACACTACTGCtcaagtacagttcagttgcATGTAACTTTGAGCTCAGtgtatttcaaacatttttattatagtATTTGTATTACTATTTCCCTATATGCTGTGTCGGTTAAAACTGCATCATGTTAAAGTGGCTTACAGTATTAAACTTTTTAAGGGATGAAACTTCCGTAACAATATTTGATAAACACTAATCCTCCAGgctactgcatttttttttaaactgtacgCGGTGTAAAACGTTTGCTATTGTCGTGTAACGTGTGTGCCAGTACAGAGCAGAGTGTGTTTCTCAGCACACTTGAGCCATGACGCTTCTCACATTTCATAACAAAGCCACACGCTCTGCTGTCACCTCCTCTAACGTGCGTGGATTGACTAAAAGTCGGACGGGCTTTGTTTACATACAGTAACAAATGGAGGTCAACAAAAGAGAGGTGTGACTTCACTCGAATTCAACACTATGGATTCGTGTACGTGCGTGTTCTTGCCTTTTACAGTGCGTCCCAGGCGGGGTTCTGTCCCTCTGCCGCCGGTTCTTGAACCAGTTGCTGACCTGCGTGAGGGACAGCCCGGTGACTTTGGCCAGGTTCTTCTTCTCGTCCGGCGTGGGGTACCTGTTGCTTTTGTAGCACTCCTTCAGGGCGTTGCGCGACTTCTCCTTGAAACAGTACACCGTCTCCTCGCCGTCCCATATGGTCTTGGGCAGCGGGAACTTCTTCCTGAGCCGGTACTTGTCCACGGCGCCCAGGCTGCGTCCGCGGGACCTCTCCGCCTCCTTGTAGCGGGCTCTCAGGTAGAGATCCTGCAGGAAGACGTGGTTGGACGGCTGGAAGTCGTGGCTCTCCAACAAAGCGTAGAGTTCCTTGAAGTGCTCCCTGTGGAACGCCACAAGAGCCTGGGCCTTGAGCAGGGTCTCGTTGCCACGTAGCAGCTCGGACGAGGGATGGATGGTGGAGAGGAATCTCCACAGGCGATCCACATTGCCCGCCTGCAGGAGGGCCTCGCACAGACACGAGATTTGCTCCGTGGAAAAACTCACCGCGGAGAGCTGGAAAGTTTGGAGCAGGCGTTCGGCGACTTGCTCCGCGTCTTTCTCGTCCTCCGCGGCGGTGGGCTCCTCTGCGCTATTGTCGGATTGTTCTGTGGACTCCAGAGACAAGGAAGCCATTTTTTACTTgaactttttttcccttcctcctcctcctccgcctcctcgcTCCCCTTTCTGTCCGACACCAGTGGAGCCGAGCGTGACAACTTGGCGAGGACGCGCCCCTTTTCGCCCCTCAGTAAGCCCAACAAAAGTTAGTAAATAAGATTGTAAATCATTTATCCACCCTCTCTAGTTGTATTTCATTCGCTAAAgtgcatttaaaacaaatcGTGCTCGTCtcttcctgttttttgttgtttttgcataAAACGCGATTTGCATCTACTTCGCTTAGCATTTAGCCCGTTTCTTCggtgttttt
This genomic stretch from Festucalex cinctus isolate MCC-2025b chromosome 13, RoL_Fcin_1.0, whole genome shotgun sequence harbors:
- the six5 gene encoding homeobox protein SIX5, with the protein product MASLSLESTEQSDNSAEEPTAAEDEKDAEQVAERLLQTFQLSAVSFSTEQISCLCEALLQAGNVDRLWRFLSTIHPSSELLRGNETLLKAQALVAFHREHFKELYALLESHDFQPSNHVFLQDLYLRARYKEAERSRGRSLGAVDKYRLRKKFPLPKTIWDGEETVYCFKEKSRNALKECYKSNRYPTPDEKKNLAKVTGLSLTQVSNWFKNRRQRDRTPPGTHCKSESDGNHSSEDEVSTMDETADKVDGPADSKASVISLSAVNCTSAGQLIVNGSGGFLTASQPLLFNGNPLISGTGAGVIINGLSLGDGQKVTLSQVASSPLILNRVLAKSEGLQQSVSLADQQVSPIVTKPNSLPAVVLSTNTSPVSNPTSVITLPAPSKNQSGNSMDFIAVPEDIIKQESGQPACSSLSLSPSPPTSLPSLVLTQTPQCQEALPSGALPISSSALPLSSQQGEYVVFATSAPQINPPSPLVNSSNSTPQVFSLPQVVPSIQGIPVSQLVQHSPVTQVSQRPQLVPVSPLKSPTVNFQGLPTTGRQLDASTPLADGSTTIVSISQVHSTSLPSQVTPQLGAQSINSPAKLQTPQVISISSPTQVVPIQQAKSTAPAKILPLSVPQLVPVSSIQTSSVISFPQVVPASPSLSVTSAGVPWQILGPAPGGISQSPLRINQLRPIQNVGPPTNVTPGNLLLGASPYLSVQQGKLILTIPAGFQFTSLPLKPVPDPSPLPANGVTLGLTPTNVPVMSQLSTTPEQPTNVPETPSLNFLNLPAPYHTAETGSATTQTPAISSSTALEPSVAPTVANALSPESMLTLSPMYGGGVTPNSQLSQPTWSPLPLSNSAGLTLFDGRGKGDLPVDPALLGLPGGEALLLGSPSPEQDTSSPLGHPEEIDGDTKILTQLQSVPVDDELGL